The following proteins are encoded in a genomic region of Triticum dicoccoides isolate Atlit2015 ecotype Zavitan chromosome 1B, WEW_v2.0, whole genome shotgun sequence:
- the LOC119336388 gene encoding STE20/SPS1-related proline-alanine-rich protein kinase-like, translated as MGRNGSIKRGAAAAAPPSFTVNPADYRLMEEVGYGAHAVVYRALFLPRNQTVAVKCLDLDQLNNNIDEVQREAQIMSLIDHPNVIRAYCSFVVEHSLWVIMPFMTEGSCLHLMKIAYPEGFEEPVIASILKETLKALEYLHRQGQIHRDIKAGNILIDSAGVVKLGDFGVSACMFDRGDRQRSRNTFVGTPCWMAPEVLQPGTGYNFKADIWSFGITALELAHGHAPFSKYPPMKVLLMTLQNAPPGLDYDRDRRFSKAFKEMVAMCLVKDQTKRPTAEKLLKHSFFKTAKPPESTMKGMLTDLPPLWERVKALQLKDAAQLALKKMPSSEQEALSLSEYQRGVSAWHFDIEDLKAQASLIYEDESSETKEDDVAARIIESEKSLYSRTPSGQSSSANENTCSEETSTTNPDCRRMPNGHENSRSENDSLPSTSKEPESKYWRTNVGQKQQTSGGPVEGGVNSSTAERSHNFERDATADKHGSDTRRASNLSGPLSLPTRASANSYSAPIRSSGGYVDSLGDKSKRSVVHIKGRFSVTSENVDLAKVQEIPLSSISRKSPQGIQLRKSASVGDWIVNAKPMSNSHHLKELCNSSVSSSVLIPHLENLVQQTTLQQDLIVNLLSSMQQNEKADGAQSGTASQVRNMQSETVVETSNTEKERSLLVKISELQSRMITLTDDLISAKQKHVQLQQELNALYCREEIEDIRDEDNEET; from the exons ATGGGCAGGAACGGAAGCATCAAGCGGGGCGCGGCCGCCGCGGCGCCTCCGTCGTTCACAGTGAACCCGGCCGACTACCGGCTCATGGAGGAGGTGGGCTACGGCGCGCACGCCGTCGTGTACCGCGCGCTCTTCCTCCCCAGGAACCAGACCGTTGCCGTCAAGTGCCTGGATCTCGACCAGCTCAACAACAACATC GATGAAGTACAAAGGGAGGCTCAAATAATGAGCTTGATCGATCACCCTAATGTCATTAGGGCTTACTGCTCATTTGTTGTGGAGCACAGTCTTTGGGTCATAATGCCATTCATGACGGAGGGTTCATGTTTACACTTGATGAAGATTGCGTATCCTGAAGGTTTCGAGGAACCTGTTATTGCATCAATTTTAAAAGAAACACTCAAGGCTCTGGAGTACCTTCATAGGCAAGGACAGATCCATCGTGATATCAAG GCTGGTAACATCCTTATTGATAGTGCTGGTGTAGTGAAGCTTGGGGACTTTGGCGTTTCTGCTTGTATGTTTGATAGAGGTGATAGACAAAGATCTAGGAACACATTTGTTGGAACTCCATGCTG GATGGCTCCAGAAGTGCTCCAGCCTGGTACTGGATATAACTTCAA AGCCGATATATGGTCGTTTGGAATCACTGCACTTGAACTAGCGCATGGACATGCTCCATTTTCGAAGTACCCCCCTATGAAG GTTCTTCTCATGACTCTCCAGAATGCGCCACCTGGTCTTGACTATGACCGAGACAGAAGATTTTCGAAG GCATTTAAAGAGATGGTTGCGATGTGCTTGGTGAAAGATCAAACAAAGAGGCCGACGGCTGAGAAGTTGCTCAAACATTCATTTTTCAAAACTGCAAAACCTCCAGAATCGACAATGAAGGGTATGTTAACTGATCTACCTCCTCTATGGGAGCGTGTAAAGGCACTCCAG CTTAAAGACGCAGCACAATTGGCTTTGAAGAAAATGCCTTCTTCTGAGCAGGAGGCACTTTCCCTG AGTGAATACCAGCGAGGTGTTAGTGCGTGGCACTTTGATATTGAAGACCTCAAGGCTCAAGCATCACTA ATTTATGAGGATGAATCATCTGAAACAAAAGAGGACGATGTCGCTGCAAGAATCATTGAATCTGAAAAG AGTTTATATTCGAGGACCCCTTCAGGACAGTCGTCATCTGCAAATGAAAATACCTGCAG TGAAGAAACCTCTACGACGAATCCTGATTGTAGAAGGATGCCAAATGGACATGAAAATTCTAGATCAGAGAATGATTCATTGCCCTCTACATCAAAGGAACCAGAGTCGAAATATTGGAGAACTAATGTTGGACAGAAACAACAGACTTCTGGAGGTCCAGTTGAAGGTGGTGTTAATAGCTCAACAGCTGAAAGGAGCCATAATTTTGAAAG GGATGCAACTGCTGACAAACATGGAAGTGATACGAGAAGAGCCTCAAATCTTAGTGGTCCATTATCATTGCCAACTCGTGCCTCTGCAAACAGTTACTCAGCTCCTATACGGTCTTCAGGAG GATATGTAGACTCATTGGGAGATAAATCTAAACGTAGCGTGGTGCATATTAAAGGTCGCTTTTCTGTGACATCTGAGAACGTTGATCTTGCGAAG GTTCAGGAAATTCCATTGAGTAGCATCTCACGCAAATCACCACAG GGTATACAGCTAAGAAAATCCGCAAGTGTTGGTGATTGGATTGTCAATGCCAAACCAATG TCTAACAGTCATCATCTGAAGGAACTCTGCAATAGCTCGGTATCATCGTCTGTTCTCATTCCCCACCTTGAGAACCTCGTGCAACAGACTACGCTTCAGCAA GATCTGATCGTGAACCTACTAAGTAGCATGCAACAGAATGAGAAAGCTGACG gtgcacagTCTGGAACGGCGTCGCAAGTCCGAAATATGCAAAGTGAGACAGTG